From a region of the Helianthus annuus cultivar XRQ/B chromosome 5, HanXRQr2.0-SUNRISE, whole genome shotgun sequence genome:
- the LOC118492276 gene encoding uncharacterized protein LOC118492276, producing MVYRRAHPHPRRSEAPAEVVVSDGWPKISMREKDGGGDMRRQQHRERRPATAMAAVIEVTFRLGFRLIRVQSNVVKIGRQWLALVQVTRSKGQLRVIRVLLRCGLCYGSGQRSRLVNWLMGSGQPTSSARLRFGQTTRFS from the exons ATGGTTTACCGACGGGCACACCCCCACCCTCGTAGATCAGAAGCACCGGCAGAGGTGGTGGTGAGTGACGGCTGGCCCAAGATATCAATGAGAGAGAAAGATGGCGGAGGAGATATGCGGCGGCAGCAGCACCGTGAGCGACGGCCGGCGACAGCGATGGCAGCGGTTATAGAG GTCACATTTCggcttgggtttcggctcatTCGGGTTCAGTCAAACGTAGTCAAAATCGGTCGACAGTGGTTAGCTTTGGTTCAGGTTACAAGGAGCAAGGGTCAGTTACGGGTGATTCGGGTTTTGTTGCGGTGCGGATTATGTTATGGTTCGGGTCAACGGTCAAGATTAGTCAACTGGTTAATGGGTTCGGGTCAGCCAACATCTTCGGCTCGGCTACGGTTTGGTCAGACGACTCGGTTCAGTTAA
- the LOC110938729 gene encoding uncharacterized protein LOC110938729 codes for MAEELCGGSSTVSDGRGQRWQRLWSFSGYISAWVSAHSGSVKPSQNRSAVVSFDSGYKEQGSVTGDTGFVAVRILLWFGSTVKISQLVNGFGSVNSFGSAPVWSDDSVQLTRSKRVNSVKPGQLSESTRSTQTVKLGQLRSNSVNTRHGKVLMTRVSV; via the exons ATGGCGGAGGAGTTATGCGGCGGCAGCAGCACCGTGAGCGACGGCCGGGGACAGCGATGGCAGCGGTTATGGAG TTTTTCAGGTTACATTTCAGCTTGGGTTTCGGCTCATTCGGGTTCAGTCAAACCTAGTCAAAATCGGTCGGCAGTGGTTAGCTTTGATTCAGGTTACAAGGAGCAAGGGTCAGTTACGGGTGATACGGGTTTTGTTGCGGTGCGGATTTTGTTATGGTTCGGGTCAACGGTCAAGATTAGTCAACTGGTAAATGGGTTCGGGTCGGTCAATAGCTTCGGCTCGGCTCCGGTTTGGTCAGATGACTCGGttcagttgactcggtcaaagcgagtcaactcggtcaaacctggtcaactcagcgagtcgactcggtcaactcaAACGGTCAAACTCGGTCAACTGAGGTCAAACTCAGTCAACACGAGACACGGTAAAGTTTTAATGACGCGAGTTTCAGTTTAG